A single region of the Paraburkholderia megapolitana genome encodes:
- a CDS encoding DEAD/DEAH box helicase — MSDTAVTPSNATFDQFGLSPDILKAIAEQGYTTPTPIQAQAIPVVLSGRDVMGAAQTGTGKTASFSLPIIQRLLPLASTSASPARHPVRALILTPTRELADQVAANVQAYAKHTPLRSAVVFGGVDMNPQSAELRRGVEVLIATPGRLLDHVQQKTANLGQVQMLVLDEADRMLDMGFLPDLQRILNLLPKERQTLLFSATFSGEIKKLAATYLRNPQTIEVARSNSTATNVTQTVYEVPEGDKTGAVVQLIRERSLKQVLVFCNSKIGASRLARSLEKSGVVATAIHGDRTQNERMQALEAFKRGEIEALVATDVAARGLDIVELPTVINFDLPFNAEDYVHRIGRTGRAGASGDALSLCSPNERKQLADIEKLIKRPLDVGHLTVDVPVRHHEERSPRREGRDGRDGRDERPARRRSGGPSFDRPHGSHRQQPIDDFFLKPYEPSPSAHKSDEAAAADAASAQQQKGATKQPLAALLGGFGMPRKSSS, encoded by the coding sequence CAGTCACGCCCAGCAACGCGACTTTCGACCAGTTCGGTCTATCGCCCGACATCCTGAAAGCGATCGCGGAGCAGGGCTACACGACACCCACGCCGATCCAGGCGCAGGCGATTCCCGTCGTGCTGTCCGGCCGTGACGTGATGGGCGCCGCCCAGACCGGCACCGGCAAGACCGCGAGCTTCTCGCTGCCGATCATCCAGCGGCTGCTGCCGCTTGCCAGCACCAGCGCCTCGCCGGCGCGACATCCGGTGCGCGCACTGATCCTTACGCCAACCCGCGAACTCGCCGACCAGGTGGCGGCCAACGTGCAGGCGTACGCGAAGCACACGCCGCTGCGCAGCGCGGTGGTGTTTGGCGGGGTGGACATGAACCCGCAATCCGCGGAACTGCGGCGCGGTGTGGAAGTGCTGATCGCAACGCCGGGCCGGTTGCTCGATCACGTTCAGCAGAAGACCGCGAATCTCGGTCAGGTGCAGATGCTCGTGCTCGACGAAGCGGACCGCATGCTCGACATGGGCTTCCTGCCCGATCTGCAACGCATCCTGAACCTGCTGCCGAAGGAGCGCCAGACGCTGCTATTTTCCGCAACGTTCTCGGGCGAAATCAAGAAGCTCGCGGCGACTTATCTGCGCAACCCGCAGACCATCGAAGTCGCGCGCAGCAACTCGACTGCGACCAACGTCACGCAGACCGTCTATGAAGTGCCGGAAGGCGACAAGACCGGCGCGGTCGTCCAACTGATCCGCGAACGCAGCCTGAAACAGGTGCTGGTGTTCTGCAACAGCAAGATCGGCGCGAGCCGGCTGGCCCGTTCGCTCGAAAAGAGCGGCGTGGTGGCGACCGCGATTCACGGCGACCGGACCCAGAACGAACGGATGCAGGCGCTCGAAGCATTCAAGCGCGGCGAGATCGAAGCGCTGGTGGCCACCGACGTGGCCGCGCGCGGACTCGATATCGTCGAGTTGCCGACGGTGATCAACTTCGACTTGCCGTTCAACGCGGAAGATTATGTGCACCGTATCGGCCGCACGGGGCGCGCGGGTGCGTCGGGGGATGCGCTGTCGCTGTGCAGCCCGAACGAGCGCAAGCAACTGGCCGATATCGAGAAGCTGATCAAGCGGCCGCTCGACGTTGGGCATCTAACCGTTGATGTGCCTGTGCGGCATCACGAAGAACGTAGCCCACGACGCGAAGGTCGCGATGGACGTGACGGGCGCGATGAGCGGCCGGCTCGTCGGCGCTCGGGTGGTCCGTCGTTCGATCGTCCGCATGGCTCGCACCGTCAGCAACCGATCGACGATTTCTTCCTCAAGCCGTACGAGCCGTCGCCGTCGGCTCACAAGTCCGACGAAGCGGCAGCGGCCGATGCGGCGTCGGCGCAGCAGCAGAAGGGCGCGACCAAGCAGCCGCTCGCGGCACTGCTCGGCGGTTTTGGTATGCCGCGTAAGTCGTCTTCTTAA
- the gluQRS gene encoding tRNA glutamyl-Q(34) synthetase GluQRS, translated as MNAPSPYRGRFAPSPTGPLHFGSLVSALASWLDARAHGGAWLVRIEDVDAPRTVPGAAEDILATLARFGMQTDEPPVWQSARGTHYANAFDRLKAAGFVYPCGCTRKEIADSLLHAHARHTTLAYPGTCRSGLHGKPARAWRLRVPDGDTAVIEFEDRWQGPQTQNLATEVGDFVLRRADDQWAYQLAVVVDDADAGITHVVRGADLLDSTARQIYLQRCLGLSTPAYLHVPVVTTVEGEKLSKQTGAQALDSAQPLAALHDAADYLGLVLEGGPAASLAAFYGAATTAWARRVASLAGTRGE; from the coding sequence ATGAACGCCCCATCCCCCTACCGCGGACGCTTCGCCCCCTCACCGACCGGACCGCTGCACTTCGGCTCGCTTGTCAGCGCGCTCGCAAGCTGGCTGGACGCACGTGCCCATGGCGGCGCGTGGCTCGTGCGGATCGAAGACGTCGATGCGCCGCGCACGGTGCCCGGCGCCGCCGAAGACATACTCGCGACGCTCGCCCGTTTCGGCATGCAGACCGACGAACCGCCGGTCTGGCAAAGCGCGCGCGGCACCCATTACGCAAACGCATTCGACCGGCTCAAAGCCGCGGGCTTCGTCTATCCCTGCGGCTGCACGCGCAAAGAAATTGCGGACTCGCTGCTGCATGCGCACGCGCGCCATACGACGCTCGCCTACCCGGGCACCTGCCGCAGCGGCCTGCACGGCAAACCTGCGCGCGCGTGGCGTCTGCGTGTGCCGGACGGCGACACAGCCGTGATCGAATTCGAGGACCGCTGGCAGGGTCCGCAAACGCAGAACCTCGCCACCGAGGTCGGCGACTTCGTGCTGCGGCGAGCCGACGATCAATGGGCGTATCAACTGGCGGTCGTCGTCGACGACGCCGATGCGGGGATCACGCACGTGGTGCGCGGCGCGGATCTGCTCGATTCGACGGCGCGGCAGATCTACCTGCAGCGCTGTCTCGGCCTATCCACGCCCGCTTACTTGCACGTGCCGGTCGTCACCACCGTCGAAGGCGAAAAACTCAGCAAGCAGACGGGCGCGCAGGCGCTCGACAGCGCGCAGCCGCTAGCCGCGCTGCATGACGCGGCGGACTATCTGGGGCTGGTACTGGAGGGAGGGCCGGCCGCATCGCTCGCGGCCTTCTACGGCGCTGCGACGACCGCATGGGCGCGTCGCGTGGCAAGTCTCGCGGGAACACGCGGGGAGTAA
- a CDS encoding sulfurtransferase, producing the protein MSIVNLSAYHFVTLDATATWRPLVTERCEALGLRGTILLAPEGINLFVAGEPDAASGFIDYLRHDPLFEGKFTTLQFKESLSEKQPFRRMLVKLKREIITMKKPAIRPELGRAPSVDAPTLKAWLDRGHDDAGRPVVMLDTRNAFEVDVGTFDDALDYRISKFSEFPGVIEAHRADLEGKTVVSFCTGGIRCEKAAIHMKEVGIENVYQLEGGILKYFEEVGGAHYHGECFVFDYRTALNPELKPTATAQCFGCRAVVSPDAQRSPLYVPGKTCPACHPQRDAAHAA; encoded by the coding sequence ATGAGTATCGTCAATCTCTCCGCCTATCATTTCGTGACCCTCGACGCGACCGCCACCTGGCGCCCGCTCGTCACCGAACGTTGTGAGGCGCTCGGCCTGCGCGGCACCATCCTGCTCGCGCCTGAAGGCATCAATCTGTTCGTCGCGGGCGAGCCGGACGCAGCGAGCGGATTTATCGACTACCTGCGTCACGATCCGCTGTTCGAAGGCAAATTCACGACGCTGCAGTTCAAGGAAAGCCTGTCCGAGAAGCAGCCGTTTAGGCGCATGCTCGTCAAGCTCAAGCGCGAAATCATCACGATGAAAAAGCCGGCGATCCGGCCCGAACTCGGCCGCGCGCCCTCGGTCGATGCACCAACGCTGAAGGCGTGGCTCGATCGCGGCCACGACGATGCGGGCCGCCCGGTCGTGATGCTCGACACACGCAATGCGTTCGAGGTCGACGTCGGCACGTTCGACGACGCACTCGACTACCGGATCAGCAAGTTCAGCGAGTTCCCGGGGGTAATCGAAGCGCATCGTGCCGACCTCGAAGGCAAGACGGTCGTGTCGTTCTGCACCGGCGGGATTCGCTGCGAGAAAGCGGCGATCCATATGAAGGAAGTCGGCATCGAGAACGTGTACCAGCTCGAAGGCGGCATCCTGAAGTATTTCGAGGAAGTGGGCGGCGCGCACTATCACGGTGAGTGCTTCGTCTTCGATTACCGGACCGCGCTGAACCCGGAGCTCAAACCGACGGCCACTGCGCAGTGCTTTGGTTGCCGCGCGGTCGTCAGTCCTGACGCGCAGCGCTCGCCGCTTTACGTGCCGGGCAAGACTTGTCCCGCCTGTCATCCGCAACGGGACGCGGCGCACGCCGCGTAA
- the dnaE gene encoding DNA polymerase III subunit alpha codes for MTPMSDPRFVHLRVHSEFSIADGIVRLDDIVAAAAKDGQGALALTDLGNAFGLVRFYQEARGKGVKPIAGCDVWITNPDDRDKPSRLLLLVKNQRGYLNLCELLTKAWLTNQYRGRAEVEAGWLESGMGEGLLALSGAQYGDVGLAFAAGNTEAAKRNAQHWAKVFAGGFYIELQRCGQPGSEAYVQQAVALAVALKLPVVATHPLQYMTSDDFTAHEARVCISEGDMLANPRRQRRFTTEQYFRSQDDMTALFADLPSALANTVEIAKRCNLTLELGKPKLPLFPTPDGMSLDDYLVQLSKDGLETRLQQLFPDAAEREQKRDTYYKRLDFECGTIIKMGFPGYFLIVADFINWAKNNGVPVGPGRGSGAGSLVAYALGVTDLDPLRYNLLFERFLNPERVSMPDFDIDFCQHGRDRVIQYVKEKYGADAVSQIATFGTMAAKAAVRDVGRVLDLGYNFTDGIAKLIPFKPGKHVTIADAMKEEPLLQERFDNEDEVRQLLELAQRVEGITRNVGMHAGGVLIAPGKLTDFCPLYTQGDEGGVVSQYDKDDVEAVGLVKFDFLGLTTLTILDWAERYIRRLDPSKADWSLAQVPLDDPASFSILKKANTVAVFQLESRGMQGMLKDAQPDRFEDIIALVALYRPGPMDLIPSFCARKHGREVVDYPDPRVETVLKETYGIMVYQEQVMQMAQIIGGYSLGGADLLRRAMGKKKPEEMAKHRELFREGAATNGLTGEKADEIFDLMEKFAGYGFNKSHAAAYALLAYHTAWLKAHHPAEFMAANMSLAMDDTDKVKILFEDCRTNGMAVLPPDINQSAYRFEPVAEPGGKRSKTIRYGLGAVKGSGQSAIEEILRAREDGPFIDLFDFCNRIDRRIVNRRTVEALIRAGAFDTLHDNRAQLIASVSLAMEAADQASANAMQAGLFDMGDAPSQGHELIDEPAWPEKRKLQEEKGALGFYLSGHLFDAYREEVRRFVRLKLSELKEGREKLVAGVIASLRTQMTQRGKMLIALLDDGTGQCEVTVFNEQFEANKQLFKEDELLVVQGQARNDAFTGGIRFTVDTVMDLERARSRYARAVKVQMNGNADAGALRRVLEAYCAGPDQVLAAPAPSASRGGGNGNGRSGGYGGGGGYGGNDGGGRQRAPVQIPGGLAVQIVYRSEHAEGEVRLGDAWRVKPTDELLSALRGEFAGSSIEIVY; via the coding sequence ATGACGCCCATGTCAGATCCTCGCTTCGTTCATCTCCGCGTTCACTCCGAATTCTCGATTGCCGATGGCATCGTGCGCCTCGACGACATCGTCGCGGCGGCGGCCAAAGACGGTCAGGGCGCGCTCGCGCTCACCGATCTCGGCAACGCATTCGGCCTCGTCCGTTTCTACCAGGAAGCACGTGGCAAAGGCGTCAAGCCGATTGCCGGCTGCGATGTCTGGATCACCAATCCCGACGACCGCGACAAACCCTCGCGCCTCTTGCTGCTGGTGAAAAACCAGCGCGGCTATCTGAATCTGTGCGAGCTGCTGACCAAGGCGTGGCTCACCAATCAATACCGCGGTCGCGCGGAAGTCGAAGCGGGCTGGCTCGAGTCGGGCATGGGCGAAGGCTTGCTCGCCCTGTCGGGCGCGCAGTACGGCGACGTCGGCCTCGCGTTCGCGGCCGGCAATACGGAAGCGGCGAAGCGCAACGCGCAGCATTGGGCGAAGGTGTTCGCGGGCGGCTTCTATATCGAACTGCAGCGCTGCGGGCAACCGGGCAGCGAGGCGTACGTGCAGCAGGCCGTGGCGCTTGCGGTGGCGCTGAAGCTGCCGGTGGTCGCCACGCATCCGCTGCAGTACATGACCTCCGACGACTTCACCGCGCACGAAGCGCGCGTCTGTATTTCGGAAGGCGACATGCTGGCGAACCCACGTCGCCAGAGGCGCTTCACAACCGAACAGTATTTCCGCAGCCAGGACGACATGACGGCGCTGTTCGCCGATCTGCCGTCGGCGCTGGCCAACACCGTCGAAATCGCGAAGCGCTGCAATCTCACGCTCGAACTCGGCAAGCCGAAGCTGCCGCTGTTCCCGACGCCCGACGGCATGTCGCTCGACGATTACCTCGTGCAACTGTCGAAGGACGGTCTCGAAACGCGTCTGCAGCAACTGTTTCCCGACGCAGCCGAGCGCGAGCAGAAACGCGACACGTATTACAAGCGGCTCGATTTCGAGTGCGGCACGATCATCAAGATGGGCTTCCCCGGCTACTTCCTGATCGTCGCGGACTTTATCAACTGGGCGAAGAACAACGGCGTGCCGGTCGGCCCGGGTCGTGGCTCGGGTGCGGGGTCGCTGGTTGCGTATGCGCTCGGCGTGACCGACCTCGATCCGCTGCGCTACAACCTGCTGTTCGAGCGCTTCCTGAATCCGGAGCGGGTATCGATGCCCGACTTCGACATCGACTTCTGCCAGCACGGCCGCGATCGCGTGATCCAGTACGTGAAGGAAAAGTACGGTGCGGACGCGGTATCGCAGATCGCGACGTTCGGCACGATGGCTGCGAAGGCGGCGGTGCGCGACGTCGGCCGCGTGCTCGATCTCGGCTACAACTTCACCGACGGCATTGCCAAGCTGATCCCGTTCAAGCCGGGCAAGCACGTTACGATCGCCGACGCGATGAAGGAAGAGCCGCTGCTGCAGGAGCGCTTCGACAACGAAGACGAAGTGCGCCAGCTGCTGGAACTCGCGCAGCGCGTTGAAGGGATCACGCGGAACGTCGGCATGCACGCGGGCGGCGTGCTGATCGCGCCTGGAAAGCTGACCGATTTCTGTCCGCTGTACACGCAGGGCGACGAAGGCGGCGTCGTGAGCCAGTACGACAAGGACGACGTCGAAGCGGTTGGGCTCGTCAAGTTCGACTTCTTGGGCCTGACCACGCTGACCATTCTCGACTGGGCCGAACGGTATATCCGCAGGCTCGATCCGTCGAAGGCCGACTGGTCGCTCGCCCAGGTGCCGCTCGACGACCCCGCGTCGTTCTCGATCCTCAAGAAGGCCAACACGGTTGCGGTGTTCCAGCTGGAAAGTCGCGGCATGCAAGGCATGCTGAAGGACGCGCAGCCTGACCGCTTCGAGGACATCATCGCGCTGGTGGCGTTGTACCGGCCAGGTCCGATGGATCTGATCCCGAGTTTCTGCGCCCGTAAGCATGGCCGCGAAGTGGTCGACTATCCGGATCCGCGCGTCGAAACTGTTCTGAAAGAGACCTACGGCATCATGGTCTACCAGGAGCAGGTGATGCAGATGGCGCAGATCATCGGCGGTTACTCGCTCGGTGGCGCCGACTTGCTGCGTCGTGCGATGGGCAAGAAGAAGCCCGAGGAAATGGCCAAGCATCGCGAGCTGTTCCGCGAAGGGGCCGCGACGAACGGGCTGACCGGCGAGAAAGCCGACGAGATCTTCGACTTGATGGAGAAGTTCGCGGGCTACGGCTTCAACAAGTCGCACGCGGCCGCGTATGCCCTGCTCGCGTATCACACCGCATGGCTGAAGGCGCACCATCCGGCGGAATTCATGGCGGCCAACATGTCGCTCGCCATGGACGACACCGACAAGGTCAAAATCCTGTTCGAGGATTGCCGGACCAACGGGATGGCAGTGCTGCCGCCCGATATCAACCAGTCGGCCTATCGCTTCGAGCCGGTTGCGGAACCTGGCGGCAAGCGCTCGAAAACCATACGCTACGGTCTCGGCGCCGTGAAGGGCAGCGGTCAGAGCGCGATCGAAGAAATCCTGCGGGCACGCGAAGACGGGCCGTTCATCGACCTGTTCGATTTCTGCAATCGCATCGACCGGCGCATCGTCAACCGTCGCACGGTGGAAGCGCTGATCCGTGCGGGCGCGTTCGACACGCTGCACGACAATCGCGCGCAGTTGATCGCCTCGGTGTCGCTCGCGATGGAAGCCGCCGACCAGGCCAGCGCCAACGCGATGCAGGCGGGTCTGTTCGATATGGGCGATGCGCCGTCGCAAGGTCACGAGCTCATCGACGAGCCCGCATGGCCCGAGAAGCGCAAGCTCCAGGAAGAGAAGGGTGCGCTCGGCTTCTACTTGTCGGGCCATCTGTTCGATGCGTACCGGGAAGAAGTGCGCCGCTTCGTGCGGCTGAAGTTGAGCGAGCTGAAAGAAGGCCGCGAGAAGCTGGTAGCCGGTGTGATCGCGTCCCTGCGCACGCAGATGACCCAGCGCGGCAAGATGCTGATCGCGCTGCTCGACGATGGCACTGGCCAGTGCGAGGTCACCGTCTTCAACGAACAGTTCGAGGCGAACAAGCAACTCTTCAAGGAAGACGAGCTGCTCGTCGTCCAGGGGCAGGCGCGCAACGACGCGTTCACGGGCGGCATCCGTTTCACCGTCGATACCGTGATGGATCTAGAACGCGCGCGCAGTCGTTATGCGCGGGCTGTGAAGGTGCAGATGAACGGCAATGCCGATGCGGGTGCCTTGCGCCGCGTGCTCGAAGCGTATTGCGCAGGTCCCGACCAGGTGCTTGCCGCGCCCGCGCCGTCCGCATCGCGCGGCGGCGGAAACGGCAATGGCCGTAGCGGCGGTTACGGTGGAGGGGGAGGCTACGGCGGCAACGACGGCGGTGGCCGGCAGCGCGCGCCCGTGCAGATACCTGGCGGCCTCGCGGTGCAGATCGTTTATCGCAGCGAACACGCGGAAGGCGAAGTCCGCCTTGGCGATGCGTGGCGCGTCAAACCCACCGACGAACTGCTGAGCGCATTGCGCGGAGAGTTTGCCGGCAGCTCGATCGAAATCGTGTACTGA
- a CDS encoding glycosyltransferase family 4 protein — MTRIGLSCNAFRHSGGLERYAMDLVCGLHDNGITPAVFARRFDRSLPEIELVEPHRIAVNWLPGKLRDAWFSWRLRRARAAARIDVLIGCNRVDSSEIAICGGTHRGFLRAGRRDTRPSDHRQIVLEQRQYDRARFIVAHSGLMRDELIELYGVPPGKIQLLYPPVDARRFTPVSRDARAQLRQQFGFADHEVVLLFPSSSHERKGLPLIEAALKDNPLPVVVAVAGRPPERTSQQIRYIGYAKQIEDCYRAADYTILASNYEPFGLVGIESVLCGTPVIFSSNIACCEVLTDEARITFAPGDVDGLRAALAQAVKAATDPARTAPDAGAIRYDMSIGAHVNALLKLVEQVRSQPR, encoded by the coding sequence ATGACCAGAATCGGACTGTCCTGCAATGCGTTCCGGCACAGTGGTGGCCTCGAACGTTACGCGATGGATCTCGTGTGCGGACTGCACGATAACGGCATCACACCCGCTGTGTTCGCGCGTCGTTTCGACCGTTCGTTGCCGGAAATCGAACTCGTGGAGCCGCACCGCATCGCGGTGAACTGGTTGCCCGGCAAGCTGCGCGATGCGTGGTTCTCGTGGCGGCTGCGGCGCGCGCGGGCGGCGGCACGCATCGACGTGCTGATCGGTTGCAATCGCGTCGATTCGTCGGAGATCGCCATTTGCGGCGGCACGCATCGCGGCTTTCTGCGCGCGGGTCGGCGTGACACGCGGCCGTCCGATCATCGGCAGATCGTGCTCGAGCAGCGCCAGTACGATCGCGCCCGTTTCATCGTCGCGCACTCGGGGCTGATGCGCGACGAACTGATCGAACTCTACGGCGTGCCGCCGGGAAAAATCCAGCTGCTCTATCCACCTGTCGACGCGCGGCGTTTTACGCCAGTTAGCCGCGACGCACGCGCGCAGTTGCGGCAACAGTTCGGTTTTGCGGACCACGAAGTCGTGCTGCTGTTTCCGTCGAGCAGCCACGAACGCAAGGGCTTGCCGCTGATCGAAGCGGCGCTAAAGGACAACCCGCTGCCGGTCGTGGTCGCAGTGGCCGGACGACCGCCCGAACGTACGTCGCAGCAGATCCGCTACATCGGCTACGCGAAGCAGATCGAAGACTGCTACCGCGCCGCCGACTACACGATCCTCGCGTCGAACTACGAGCCGTTCGGTCTCGTCGGCATCGAGTCCGTGCTGTGCGGCACGCCGGTGATCTTTTCGTCGAATATCGCTTGCTGCGAAGTGCTCACGGACGAAGCGCGCATTACGTTCGCGCCGGGCGATGTCGATGGATTGCGTGCGGCACTGGCGCAGGCTGTCAAGGCGGCAACCGATCCTGCGCGCACAGCGCCGGATGCAGGCGCGATTCGTTATGACATGAGCATCGGCGCGCACGTGAATGCGCTGCTGAAACTCGTCGAACAGGTGCGAAGCCAGCCGCGTTGA
- a CDS encoding glycosyltransferase family 2 protein: protein MAEPTLGVALIAHNAAARLAQCLAAVSFANDIVVVDGGSTDDTAAIARAHNARVIVAADWPGFGPQKNRALDALATDWVLSIDTDEVLSPELAASIRDAIRNPRAEVYAIDRLSSFCGQWVHHSGWYPDWIPRLFKRGAARFSNDLVHERLVYQTAGQPVVRLDGKLLHYSYEDFEAVLRKLDAYSSAGARQRHAAGQRASFGKALGRGAWAFLRTYLLRRGFLDGRAGFMIALFNAETVYYRFLKLDRLNRERDGRL, encoded by the coding sequence ATGGCGGAACCTACTCTCGGCGTAGCGCTGATCGCGCACAACGCGGCTGCACGGCTCGCGCAGTGCCTCGCTGCCGTTTCGTTCGCGAACGACATCGTCGTCGTCGACGGCGGCAGCACCGACGACACCGCCGCGATCGCGCGCGCACACAACGCACGCGTGATCGTCGCCGCCGACTGGCCCGGCTTCGGTCCGCAGAAAAATCGCGCGCTCGATGCGCTCGCCACCGACTGGGTCCTGTCGATCGATACCGACGAAGTGCTCTCGCCGGAACTGGCCGCGTCGATTCGCGACGCGATCCGCAACCCGCGCGCGGAGGTCTATGCGATCGACCGGCTGTCGAGCTTCTGCGGCCAGTGGGTGCATCACAGCGGCTGGTATCCGGACTGGATTCCGCGGCTCTTCAAGCGTGGCGCGGCGCGCTTCTCCAACGATCTCGTGCACGAGCGGCTGGTCTACCAGACCGCCGGGCAGCCGGTCGTCCGCCTCGACGGCAAGCTTCTGCACTACTCGTACGAAGACTTCGAGGCGGTGCTGCGCAAGCTCGACGCCTATTCGAGCGCGGGCGCGCGGCAGCGACACGCGGCGGGCCAGCGGGCGAGCTTCGGTAAGGCACTGGGCCGCGGTGCGTGGGCGTTTTTGCGCACGTATCTGTTGCGCCGCGGGTTTCTCGATGGGCGCGCGGGATTCATGATTGCGCTCTTCAATGCGGAGACGGTTTATTACCGCTTTCTCAAGCTTGATCGGTTGAATCGGGAACGTGACGGGCGGTTGTGA
- a CDS encoding glycosyltransferase family 2 protein: protein MVNVVPDGSAFPLVSLLLITYNQEATVAAAIEGALRQTYSPLEIIISDDASSDGTYAAAQRCVAHYTGPHTVQVRRNPSNLGISAHLSLLARETQGELLFIAAGDDVSLPERCRAVVAAWLKAGRRPDLIATDLYDLDTDGDVHDVLEVTDLSSYKTFQDWAEKRPHVVGAAHTWSRRLFDRFGEMEAGIYGEDQIMTFRAIMSGGAMTLHEPLVKYRRGGLSRKRAWRSSDEFVARFRLANRNGLGETRQLIRDAERVGVGEGMRVALARKSAREQYASAIFASASVGEKLALFGRSHDVSFGYRLRVFLYATFPSLYKPVLFVKWHLRR, encoded by the coding sequence ATGGTTAACGTCGTACCTGACGGATCCGCGTTTCCGCTCGTCAGCCTGCTGTTGATCACCTATAACCAGGAAGCGACAGTCGCAGCGGCTATCGAAGGCGCGCTGCGGCAGACCTACTCCCCACTCGAAATCATCATCTCCGACGACGCGTCCAGCGACGGCACCTACGCCGCCGCCCAACGCTGCGTCGCCCACTACACTGGCCCCCACACGGTGCAGGTGCGACGCAATCCGTCGAACCTCGGCATCAGCGCGCATCTGAGCCTGCTCGCACGCGAAACCCAGGGCGAACTGCTGTTCATCGCAGCCGGCGACGACGTTTCGCTACCCGAACGCTGCCGTGCGGTAGTCGCCGCGTGGCTGAAAGCCGGGCGCCGCCCCGATTTGATCGCCACCGATCTTTACGATCTCGACACCGACGGCGACGTCCACGACGTGCTCGAAGTCACCGATCTCAGTTCTTACAAAACCTTCCAGGACTGGGCCGAGAAGCGCCCGCACGTAGTCGGCGCCGCGCACACATGGTCGCGACGCCTGTTCGACCGGTTCGGCGAGATGGAAGCCGGTATTTACGGCGAGGACCAGATCATGACGTTCCGCGCGATCATGAGCGGCGGCGCGATGACGCTGCACGAGCCGCTCGTCAAATACCGGCGTGGCGGCCTGTCGCGCAAGCGCGCGTGGCGCTCGTCCGACGAATTCGTCGCGCGCTTCCGGCTCGCCAATCGCAACGGGCTTGGCGAGACGCGCCAGTTGATCCGCGACGCCGAGCGGGTCGGAGTCGGCGAAGGCATGCGCGTCGCGCTCGCCCGCAAGTCGGCCCGCGAGCAATACGCGAGCGCGATATTCGCGAGTGCATCGGTGGGAGAGAAGCTCGCGCTGTTTGGGCGCAGCCACGACGTGTCGTTCGGCTACCGGTTGCGCGTCTTTTTGTACGCGACTTTTCCGTCGCTGTACAAACCCGTGCTCTTCGTAAAGTGGCACCTGCGCCGCTAG